One genomic window of Cydia fagiglandana chromosome 20, ilCydFagi1.1, whole genome shotgun sequence includes the following:
- the LOC134674732 gene encoding DNA-directed RNA polymerase III subunit RPC10, producing MLFCPTCANILMVEEAPETGLRYGCNSCPYVYSVRKKVSSRTFPKLKELDYIMGGAAAWENVDSTDAVCPKCSHGKAYFMQLQTRSADEPMTTFYRCCNHKCAHNWRD from the exons ATGTTATTCTGCCCGACGTGTGCTAACATTCTTATGGTGGAGGAGGCACCGGAGACGGGTCTCAGGTACGGATGCAACTCGTGTCCGTACGTCTATAGCGTCAGGAAGAAGGTGTCGTCACGAACGTTCCCTAAACTCAAG GAGCTGGATTATATTATGGGCGGCGCCGCTGCCTGGGAGAATGTAGATTCAACAGATGCTGTGTGTCCAAAGTGCAGCCACGGAAAGGCATACTTCATGCAACTTCAGACCCGATCTGCCGATGAACCTATGACCACATTCTACCGTTGCTGTAACCACAAGTGTGCTCACAACTGGCGTGATTAG
- the LOC134674730 gene encoding threonylcarbamoyl-AMP synthase: MNLMKRLNIFSSLLISRSASPKMKIEKMAPVLPISLETSSSKAAEYLATGQVIAVPTDTIYGLACSANCPEAIKKLYSIKGRDSAKPVAICVTYIDNVRKWGNADHLSNDLLNSLLPGPVTVVLEKTKELNNPFLNPKTTKIGIRIPDHTFINKVTEKFDMPIALTSANFSNEPSTLSVKEFEHLYCHLGAVFDGGVLSQGLDQNRTGSTVVDLSKSGCYSIIRRGTSYEHVVKVLEENGLTSC, from the coding sequence ATGAATTTAATGAAAAgacttaatatatttagtaGTTTGTTAATAAGTAGAAGTGCTTCACCAAAAATGAAGATTGAAAAAATGGCTCCTGTCCTTCCCATCTCACTAGAAACCTCCAGCTCAAAAGCTGCAGAGTACCTTGCCACAGGTCAAGTAATAGCTGTTCCTACAGACACCATATACGGTTTAGCTTGCAGCGCTAATTGTCCTGAAGCTATAAAGAAGCTCTATTCTATTAAAGGCAGAGATTCCGCCAAACCAGTAGCTATCTGTGTGACATACATTGATAATGTACGTAAATGGGGCAATGCAGACCATCTAAGCAATGATTTACTGAACAGTTTACTACCCGGCCCTGTAACAGTAGTGTTAGAAAAGACTAAAGAGTTAAATAATCCATTTCTCAACCCGAAAACAACAAAAATTGGTATTAGGATACCTGATCACACTTTCATCAATAAAGTTACCGAGAAGTTTGATATGCCTATAGCACTGACTAGTGCTAACTTTAGTAATGAGCCCTCTACACTGTCTGTAAAGGAGTTTGAACACTTGTACTGTCATTTGGGGGCAGTTTTTGATGGAGGTGTGCTAAGTCAGGGCTTAGACCAAAACAGGACTGGTTCCACTGTGGTAGACCTGTCTAAAAGTGGATGTTATAGTATTATAAGAAGGGGAACATCATATGAGCATGTTGTAAAAGTTTTAGAAGAGAATGGTTTAACCAGTTGTtaa
- the LOC134674731 gene encoding mitochondrial inner membrane protease subunit 2 has product MFLKSMFKSILIGLPVGLTLLDTVGYVARVEGISMQPALNPEAKNMDYVFLSRWAIRDFSVKRGDVVSLVSPKDPNQKIIKRVVALQGDVVNTLGYKSQYVKVPEGHCWVEGDHTGHTLDSNTFGPVSLGLLNAKAVAIVWPPDRWQQLEAKLPAHRRPISMPV; this is encoded by the coding sequence ATGTTTCTAAAGAGTATGTTTAAGTCGATTCTTATTGGGCTCCCCGTCGGCCTAACCCTGCTGGACACCGTAGGGTATGTGGCCCGGGTCGAGGGTATATCTATGCAGCCAGCGCTCAATCCAGAAGCGAAAAACATGGACTACGTGTTTTTATCGCGATGGGCGATCAGAGACTTCAGTGTGAAGCGAGGTGACGTTGTATCGCTGGTGTCGCCGAAAGATCCTAACCAGAAGATTATCAAGCGTGTGGTAGCGCTCCAGGGTGACGTGGTGAACACGCTGGGCTACAAAAGCCAGTACGTGAAGGTTCCCGAAGGCCACTGCTGGGTGGAAGGCGATCACACGGGCCACACGCTTGACAGCAACACTTTCGGTCCAGTGTCACTAGGTCTGTTAAACGCGAAGGCTGTAGCCATAGTGTGGCCTCCCGATCGATGGCAGCAACTCGAAGCTAAATTGCCGGCACATAGAAGACCGATCAGCATGCCTGTGTAG
- the LOC134674643 gene encoding uncharacterized protein LOC134674643, producing MSGDFPFAAKIVSPVKCNEKPWDLWVSEIGHSSPRRDEPAADGKAAPARPQHPYKPGAPRYRRAGLHRLRHDSMSLHGLFPQMDNLNAAICHMCGVVVKCSAAYRHLLESHTGSEPILPPPPPAPTVKLKSGHSRSRHKKELPPPPPPVDILPVPMETSPLYTATAPLSRIVIPQPDLQYLEEPGTSSAVSGEVQVCVETGELPVVSIQDTEDLPLGENITDDIVDIMNSEGIQSADDITNAADWKNIIRDIGKMQDLNFPQTTDTVQTDLFAPVDGSLAYHTMTDTDLSSLQFAPNTSPMLASVIDTGVLNAQALKPAPATPTSKARPKAKSKFNLREYDPNKHCGVVTADNPKPCTRSLTCKAHALSLRRTVEGRIKPFDTLLAEHRAARDAGQQANAAAAAAAAAAAAAAAAAAAAPAPPAPLLTPLLVNASLDLSAFNGLTPEQQVNDIYASLVSLEESHGVLPDTSAIAPLLSQALPLPTEPFLLPDDAEVPLEVPAASPVLPVVPKIEKVERPERSDEGPPPLVPGDVCWYSTCPRPLALCTFNASHAGGAITLGKKFATVRSNIKSSLSRSQCKTGATNNYYYNQNALSLSKTVHMNNASKTNKPELRKLIVTCSGGGKVQQTLSELFGGDVRQVNGHVGHSGTQGHKRAPPLKHGKRAPALDLGFGLDPLLDEKC from the coding sequence ATGTCCGGCGACTTCCCGTTCGCGGCGAAGATCGTGAGTCCTGTGAAGTGCAACGAGAAGCCATGGGACCTCTGGGTCAGCGAAATCGGGCACTCGTCGCCGCGGCGCGACGAGCCCGCGGCGGACGGCAAGGCGGCGCCCGCGCGGCCGCAGCACCCCTACAAGCCGGGCGCGCCGCGCTACCGCCGCGCCGGCCTGCACCGCCTGCGCCACGACTCCATGAGCCTCCATGGCCTCTTCCCGCAAATGGACAATCTCAACGCAGCCATCTGCCACATGTGCGGAGTGGTAGTGAAGTGCAGTGCGGCTTACAGACACTTACTCGAGTCCCACACGGGCTCCGAACCCATACTCCCACCTCCACCACCCGCGCCCACAGTCAAGCTCAAAAGTGGTCACAGTCGGAGTCGACATAAAAAAGAGCTGCCTCCACCCCCTCCCCCTGTAGACATCCTGCCTGTCCCCATGGAGACATCTCCTCTATATACAGCTACAGCTCCTCTTTCAAGGATAGTGATACCACAGCCTGATTTGCAATACTTAGAAGAGCCAGGGACTTCATCGGCAGTCAGCGGAGAGGTCCAAGTATGTGTGGAGACGGGGGAGTTGCCGGTGGTTAGTATACAAGATACAGAGGACCTGCCTCTCGGTGAGAACATCACCGATGATATAGTTGATATTATGAACTCTGAAGGCATACAGAGTGCGGACGACATCACAAATGCAGCAGACTGGAAGAATATAATTAGAGATATAGGGAAGATGCAAGATCTCAACTTTCCCCAAACCACCGATACGGTACAAACCGACCTGTTCGCGCCCGTGGACGGGTCCCTAGCCTACCACACCATGACTGACACAGACTTATCTAGTTTACAATTTGCACCAAACACCTCACCCATGCTGGCGTCCGTGATAGACACGGGCGTGCTCAACGCTCAAGCTTTAAAACCGGCGCCGGCCACGCCGACGAGCAAAGCGCGGCCGAAGGCGAAGTCGAAGTTTAATCTCCGAGAGTATGACCCTAACAAGCACTGTGGAGTTGTCACCGCTGACAACCCTAAGCCGTGCACGCGGTCTCTAACTTGTAAAGCGCACGCTCTGTCCCTACGGCGGACAGTTGAAGGGAGAATTAAACCATTTGATACGTTATTGGCTGAGCATCGAGCAGCGAGAGATGCGGGGCAGCAGGCgaacgcggcggcggcggcggctgctgctgcggcggcggcggcagcggcagcagcggcggccgcgcccgcgccgcccgcacCCCTCCTCACCCCTTTACTCGTCAACGCTTCGTTAGATCTCAGCGCATTCAACGGCCTCACCCCTGAGCAGCAAGTCAACGACATCTACGCGAGTCTCGTCAGCTTGGAAGAATCGCACGGCGTCTTGCCGGACACGTCTGCTATCGCGCCGCTGCTGAGCCAAGCCCTGCCGCTGCCGACCGAGCCGTTCTTGCTACCCGATGACGCGGAGGTCCCGCTCGAGGTGCCCGCGGCGTCGCCGGTGCTGCCCGTAGTACCTAAGATAGAAAAGGTGGAACGTCCAGAGAGATCAGACGAGGGCCCGCCCCCCCTGGTGCCGGGAGACGTGTGTTGGTACTCAACGTGTCCGCGGCCGCTGGCGCTATGCACGTTCAACGCGTCCCACGCTGGCGGCGCCATCACCTTAGGCAAGAAATTCGCGACGGTCCGGAGTAACATAAAGTCTTCGCTCTCTCGTTCTCAGTGTAAAACCGGCGCGACGAACAattattattacaatcagaacGCTCTGTCGTTATCTAAAACTGTACATATGAATAATGCTAGTAAAACTAATAAGCCTGAACTGCGAAAGCTGATAGTGACGTGTAGTGGGGGTGGGAAAGTGCAGCAGACTCTTAGTGAGCTTTTCGGGGGGGACGTTAGACAAGTGAACGGGCACGTGGGGCACAGCGGGACGCAGGGGCACAAGCGTGCCCCGCCGCTGAAGCACGGGAAGCGTGCCCCCGCCCTGGACCTGGGCTTCGGCCTGGACCCCCTGCTAGACGAGAAGTGCTGA